One Methanobacterium sp. Maddingley MBC34 DNA window includes the following coding sequences:
- a CDS encoding preprotein translocase subunit Sec61beta (PFAM: Sec61beta family), translating into MAKKEKKYLPPSGAGLVRYFEEETKGPKLSPEQVIIMTVILAVFCIALRFSYS; encoded by the coding sequence ATGGCAAAGAAAGAAAAAAAATACCTCCCACCAAGTGGGGCGGGTCTGGTAAGGTACTTTGAAGAAGAAACCAAAGGTCCCAAACTCAGCCCGGAACAGGTTATAATTATGACCGTTATTCTGGCTGTTTTCTGTATAGCTCTCAGGTTTTCATATTCCTAA
- a CDS encoding DNA polymerase type II, large subunit (PFAM: DNA polymerase II large subunit DP2~TIGRFAM: DNA polymerase, archaeal type II, large subunit) codes for MGYFETLEEGTEKAYEVAKEARKKGHDIETEPEIPLAKNLAERVEGLVGPPGVAARIKNMEENMSREEVTFQVAKEIVTTDEVLNADLGDKDQFKIKEEAADQAVRTALSIITEGVVAAPLEGIARVAIKRNFDQTWYLAVYFTGPIRSAGGTASAMAVLVADYIRSSMGLAAYKPTEGEIERYVEEAELYESEVTNLQYSPSPDEVRTAAKNIPVEVTGEPTDQVEVSHRDLERVETNHLRGGALLAMVEGVIQKAPKVLKYAKMLNMEGWDWMGDLSKTKKTDKDEETDEGKEEDKIDDKYMRDIIGGRPVLAYPQTRGGFRLRYGRSRNTGLAAMGVHPATMEIVEFLAVGTQMKIERPGKGNCVVPCDSIDGPIVKLRNGDVVKVESVQEAKKIRPNVVEIIYLGDMLVAFGEFLRNNHSLLPAGWCEEWWLQLLEKSASYHDGQEDELNQFLQRGKISAQEAFELSKQFQIPLHPDYTYFYHDVTRKDINALQTWLVNDLDNINIEDDLVKDMGPEKRILESIGVPHRVSDDKIILTLDDAYTLLHTLTKPLDTENDISTLDALNQVSPVEIMAKAPTYLGGRVGRPEKTKERMMKPAPHALFPIGNFGGNRRNIVEAARKGSITVDIARCKCTNPECGVGSMQAICPVCGARTVPTSSGKKRINVANLLRKAYKNSGVRKLDEIKGVKGMISEEKFPEPLEKGILRAKNGVYTFKDATIRHDSTDLPLTHFIPREIGVSPQKLREIGYTRDIKGEELKNDYQVVELRIQDLVISEACGEYLMRVSHFIDDLLENFYEMEPFYRVKTKEDLVGHLAVGLAPHTSAGVLGRIIGFTKAAACYAHPYFHSAKRRNCDSDEDSVMLLMDALLNFSKVYLPSSRGGRMDAPLVLSSRIDPEEIDDESHNLDTMEMLPLELYQKTMENAKPSDVVDLVDNVQKRLGKDDQYEGLIYSHETSSIHQGPKICLYKTLPTMKEKVNGQISLAEKIRAVDQKGVVEGVLNSHFLPDMAGNIRAFARQKVRCTKCNKKYRRIPLTGECTCGGNLILSISKGSVVKYLEISKELASRYPINPYLVQRIELLESGIHSLFESDRSKQSSLDVFL; via the coding sequence ATGGGATACTTTGAAACATTGGAAGAGGGCACTGAAAAGGCCTACGAGGTGGCCAAGGAGGCCCGGAAGAAGGGTCATGATATTGAAACAGAACCAGAGATACCTCTGGCTAAAAACCTGGCTGAACGTGTAGAGGGGCTGGTGGGCCCACCAGGAGTAGCGGCACGGATTAAAAACATGGAAGAGAATATGTCCCGTGAAGAAGTCACATTCCAAGTGGCAAAGGAAATAGTAACAACAGATGAGGTATTAAATGCTGATCTGGGGGACAAAGACCAATTTAAAATAAAAGAAGAAGCCGCTGACCAGGCAGTGCGAACAGCACTATCTATTATTACTGAGGGGGTAGTGGCTGCACCACTGGAAGGAATAGCCAGAGTGGCTATAAAACGGAACTTTGACCAAACATGGTACCTGGCAGTGTACTTCACCGGACCCATAAGAAGTGCTGGAGGAACAGCATCTGCCATGGCAGTTTTAGTCGCAGATTACATACGTAGTAGCATGGGACTAGCAGCTTACAAGCCCACTGAGGGAGAAATCGAACGTTATGTGGAAGAAGCAGAGCTTTACGAGTCAGAGGTAACCAACCTGCAGTACTCCCCTTCTCCAGATGAAGTTCGTACCGCAGCTAAGAACATACCAGTGGAGGTTACTGGTGAACCAACAGACCAGGTAGAGGTTTCCCACCGGGACCTGGAACGTGTGGAAACCAACCATCTTCGTGGTGGTGCCCTCCTGGCCATGGTGGAGGGTGTTATACAGAAAGCCCCTAAGGTATTGAAGTACGCCAAGATGTTGAATATGGAAGGATGGGACTGGATGGGAGATTTATCCAAAACCAAAAAAACAGATAAAGATGAGGAAACTGATGAAGGCAAAGAAGAAGATAAAATAGATGATAAATACATGAGGGATATCATTGGAGGCCGTCCAGTTTTAGCATACCCTCAAACCAGAGGGGGCTTTCGTTTAAGGTACGGTAGATCAAGAAACACAGGACTGGCTGCCATGGGTGTGCATCCAGCTACCATGGAGATCGTGGAATTCTTGGCTGTCGGAACCCAGATGAAGATCGAAAGACCGGGTAAAGGTAACTGTGTAGTTCCCTGCGATAGTATTGATGGGCCAATTGTGAAACTCAGAAACGGAGATGTGGTAAAGGTAGAATCTGTACAAGAAGCTAAGAAAATCAGACCAAACGTGGTGGAAATAATTTACCTCGGTGACATGTTAGTGGCCTTTGGGGAGTTCCTCAGAAACAACCACTCTCTTCTCCCTGCTGGTTGGTGTGAAGAATGGTGGTTGCAACTTTTAGAAAAATCAGCCAGTTACCATGATGGACAGGAAGATGAGTTGAATCAGTTCCTCCAGCGGGGTAAAATAAGTGCTCAAGAAGCATTTGAACTGTCAAAACAGTTCCAGATCCCACTACACCCTGACTACACCTATTTCTACCATGATGTGACCAGAAAGGATATTAACGCTCTCCAAACATGGTTAGTCAATGATCTCGACAATATAAACATTGAAGATGACCTAGTAAAAGATATGGGGCCTGAAAAGAGGATACTGGAATCCATTGGAGTTCCTCACCGTGTTAGTGATGATAAAATTATTCTAACCTTGGATGATGCCTATACCCTTCTTCACACCTTAACTAAACCACTGGACACTGAAAATGACATATCCACACTGGATGCTTTAAACCAGGTGTCACCGGTGGAGATAATGGCCAAAGCACCAACTTATCTCGGTGGAAGGGTGGGAAGACCTGAAAAAACCAAGGAAAGAATGATGAAACCCGCACCACATGCCCTGTTTCCAATTGGTAACTTTGGTGGGAACAGGAGAAACATTGTGGAAGCCGCTCGAAAAGGCAGTATCACTGTTGACATAGCCCGATGCAAATGTACCAATCCTGAATGTGGTGTGGGTTCTATGCAGGCCATTTGTCCTGTCTGCGGTGCCCGTACAGTTCCCACCAGCTCAGGAAAAAAGAGAATCAACGTGGCCAACCTCCTCAGAAAGGCCTATAAAAATTCCGGTGTGCGGAAACTGGATGAGATAAAGGGAGTAAAGGGAATGATATCCGAGGAAAAATTCCCTGAACCCCTTGAAAAGGGAATACTCCGGGCAAAAAATGGTGTTTACACTTTCAAAGATGCCACAATCCGTCATGACTCCACAGACCTCCCACTTACTCATTTCATACCCAGAGAGATAGGTGTAAGTCCTCAGAAACTTCGTGAAATAGGATACACCCGTGACATCAAAGGAGAGGAGCTTAAAAATGATTATCAGGTGGTTGAGCTTCGTATACAGGATCTGGTAATATCAGAGGCCTGTGGAGAATACCTGATGCGGGTTTCCCACTTCATTGATGATCTTCTGGAAAATTTCTACGAAATGGAACCATTCTATCGGGTTAAAACCAAAGAAGATCTGGTGGGGCACCTGGCAGTGGGACTGGCACCTCACACTTCAGCTGGGGTTTTGGGACGAATCATAGGATTTACCAAAGCCGCAGCATGCTATGCCCACCCCTACTTCCACTCAGCCAAACGTCGAAACTGTGACAGTGATGAAGACTCAGTAATGCTATTAATGGATGCATTACTGAACTTTTCCAAGGTTTACCTTCCCAGTAGCCGTGGGGGACGTATGGATGCTCCGCTGGTTCTTTCATCCCGTATAGATCCAGAAGAAATAGATGATGAATCCCACAACTTGGATACCATGGAAATGCTACCCCTGGAACTCTACCAGAAAACCATGGAGAATGCTAAACCTTCTGATGTGGTGGACTTGGTGGATAATGTCCAGAAGAGGTTGGGCAAGGATGATCAGTACGAGGGATTGATTTATTCTCATGAAACTTCCAGCATTCACCAGGGACCTAAAATATGCCTCTATAAAACACTGCCCACTATGAAAGAGAAGGTAAATGGGCAGATCAGTCTGGCAGAGAAGATACGTGCAGTGGATCAAAAAGGAGTGGTGGAAGGAGTCCTGAACTCTCATTTCCTACCAGACATGGCAGGGAATATAAGAGCATTTGCCCGGCAGAAGGTACGCTGCACCAAATGTAACAAGAAATACCGGCGCATACCCCTAACTGGGGAATGTACCTGTGGTGGAAACCTTATACTGAGTATATCCAAGGGTTCTGTTGTAAAATACTTGGAAATATCCAAGGAACTGGCGAGTCGTTACCCTATAAATCCTTATCTGGTGCAAAGGATTGAACTTTTAGAGTCTGGCATACATTCTCTCTTTGAAAGTGACCGATCCAAGCAGAGTTCACTGGATGTATTCCTGTGA